One part of the Hyalangium ruber genome encodes these proteins:
- a CDS encoding MotA/TolQ/ExbB proton channel family protein translates to MQIIGLVLLGFIVWFGFKDRSDAQVISAFDAHALVMVLVGSCAAVLVSSSSTTALRTVLCLREIIPGLKSFGRLTSAMEKEREQFCALWREGKRGQALALAEKSRFEAIRQLVDLILNRAPEAASAKEFLELRHEEITRWQPAISNWEMLSKLGPAFGMVGTITGMIQLFRNMSADNLNIGAAMSLALLATLYGVAFGAGVAGPIGHFLNGLLDERLGFLDRCEKSANELIARGASAPRAESRAG, encoded by the coding sequence GTGCAAATCATTGGCCTTGTTCTCTTGGGGTTCATCGTCTGGTTCGGGTTCAAGGACCGCTCAGACGCGCAGGTCATCTCCGCGTTCGACGCCCATGCCTTGGTCATGGTGCTGGTGGGCTCATGCGCGGCGGTGCTGGTCAGCTCCAGCAGCACGACGGCGCTGCGCACCGTCCTCTGCCTGCGAGAGATCATCCCAGGCCTGAAATCCTTCGGGCGGCTGACGTCGGCGATGGAGAAGGAGCGGGAGCAGTTCTGTGCGCTGTGGCGCGAGGGCAAGCGAGGCCAGGCGCTCGCGCTCGCGGAGAAGAGCCGCTTCGAGGCGATCCGGCAGCTGGTCGACCTCATCCTGAATCGTGCTCCCGAGGCCGCCAGCGCCAAGGAGTTCCTGGAGCTCCGGCACGAGGAGATCACCCGCTGGCAGCCGGCGATTAGCAACTGGGAGATGCTCTCCAAGCTGGGACCGGCGTTTGGGATGGTGGGCACCATCACGGGCATGATCCAGCTCTTCCGCAACATGAGCGCGGACAACCTCAACATCGGCGCCGCGATGTCCCTTGCCCTGCTCGCGACGCTCTACGGGGTCGCCTTCGGCGCGGGTGTCGCCGGGCCCATCGGCCACTTCCTCAACGGCCTGCTCGATGAGCGGCTGGGCTTCCTCGATCGCTGCGAGAAGAGCGCGAACGAGCTCATCGCTCGCGGCGCAAGCGCGCCGAGGGCGGAGTCGAGGGCGGGGTAG
- a CDS encoding OmpA/MotB family protein, whose amino-acid sequence MLRRRKEHEEGWLLSYADLITNLLLFFVLLLSAANLSKGRMQQIVKGMSGSESPASLDAIRREIDAQIAQKQMQDLVHTTVSDEGLELSLNSGLVFDPGKAQIRSQFEQTVTSMLQVLAPYSTKYSFAVEGHTDSTPIVSGGLFATNWELSSARAIVVRQRLEEVGISRSRIRVEGYADTKPLPEDQLTGLSPQERLARHRRVVVRIY is encoded by the coding sequence ATGCTCCGACGCCGGAAAGAACATGAGGAGGGCTGGCTCCTCAGCTACGCGGACTTGATCACCAATCTGCTGCTCTTCTTCGTGCTGTTGCTCTCCGCGGCCAACCTCAGCAAGGGCCGGATGCAGCAGATCGTCAAGGGCATGTCAGGGAGCGAGAGCCCCGCCAGCCTTGATGCCATTCGACGGGAGATCGACGCGCAGATCGCGCAGAAGCAGATGCAGGATCTGGTGCATACGACGGTCTCCGACGAGGGGCTCGAACTCTCGCTCAACTCGGGGCTGGTCTTCGACCCGGGCAAGGCCCAGATCCGCTCCCAGTTCGAGCAGACCGTCACCTCGATGCTGCAGGTGCTCGCGCCCTACTCGACGAAGTACTCCTTCGCGGTCGAGGGGCACACGGACTCGACCCCCATCGTGAGCGGCGGCCTGTTCGCCACGAACTGGGAGCTCTCCAGCGCACGCGCCATCGTGGTGCGGCAGCGGCTCGAGGAGGTCGGGATTTCACGCTCGCGCATTCGAGTCGAAGGCTATGCCGATACCAAGCCGCTGCCCGAAGACCAGCTCACGGGGTTGAGCCCCCAGGAGCGCCTGGCCCGGCACCGCCGTGTGGTCGTGAGGATCTACTGA
- a CDS encoding tetratricopeptide repeat protein, with the protein MSRLFVLILPLLVSCSARNYTYYLIEPEPQKHPALKEEGNLTRPLGFGSTTVMKVRWNDGNIITEVDVPVLSTGQRIVIEHGAGRPDVKTIPATRVVPPPPTQADTTLIEAYRARGLRVDESAPEVSITRARTLMQEAVKGGNYQLALEWCEVVLQRYKSHPEFLRAKASLLLMMGERDKAIEIYEQVEAIESDPEVRKKLEELQRQGK; encoded by the coding sequence ATGAGCCGACTCTTCGTCCTCATCCTGCCGCTGCTCGTGTCCTGCTCGGCGCGCAACTACACCTACTACCTCATCGAGCCCGAGCCCCAGAAACACCCGGCGCTCAAGGAAGAGGGGAACCTGACGCGGCCGCTCGGCTTCGGCTCCACCACGGTGATGAAGGTCCGGTGGAACGACGGCAACATCATCACCGAGGTCGATGTGCCGGTGCTGTCGACGGGACAGCGCATCGTCATCGAGCACGGCGCCGGGAGGCCCGATGTGAAGACCATCCCGGCGACGCGGGTGGTTCCGCCGCCTCCCACGCAGGCGGACACGACGCTCATCGAGGCCTATCGCGCGAGGGGGTTGCGAGTCGATGAAAGCGCGCCGGAGGTGAGCATCACCCGCGCCCGCACCCTGATGCAGGAGGCGGTCAAGGGTGGCAACTACCAGCTCGCGCTCGAGTGGTGCGAGGTGGTGCTGCAACGCTACAAGTCTCATCCGGAGTTCCTGCGCGCGAAGGCGTCGCTGCTGCTGATGATGGGGGAGCGCGACAAGGCCATCGAAATCTACGAGCAGGTCGAGGCGATCGAGAGCGATCCAGAAGTTCGCAAGAAGCTGGAAGAGCTCCAGCGCCAAGGGAAGTAG